One Cryobacterium roopkundense genomic region harbors:
- the rpmA gene encoding 50S ribosomal protein L27, translating into MAHKKGASSTRNGRDSNAQRLGVKRFGGQVVGAGEIIVRQRGTHFHPGVNVGRGGDDTLFALEAGSVQFGAKGGRKVINIVVAAE; encoded by the coding sequence ATGGCACACAAAAAAGGTGCGAGTTCCACTCGCAACGGTCGTGACTCCAATGCCCAGCGCCTCGGCGTGAAGCGCTTCGGCGGTCAGGTTGTCGGAGCGGGCGAGATCATCGTTCGCCAGCGCGGCACCCACTTCCACCCCGGCGTCAACGTTGGCCGCGGCGGAGACGACACTCTCTTCGCCCTCGAAGCCGGCTCCGTTCAGTTCGGAGCAAAGGGTGGCCGCAAGGTCATCAATATCGTGGTGGCTGCCGAGTAG
- the rplU gene encoding 50S ribosomal protein L21 has translation MVYAVVRAGGRQEKVEVGTIVTMDRIKADKDGNVELAAVLLVDGDKITSDSTSLAKIKVTAEVLNDLRGPKIVIQKFKNKTGYKKRQGHRQELTRVQVTGIV, from the coding sequence GTGGTTTACGCAGTTGTGCGCGCCGGAGGGCGGCAGGAGAAGGTAGAGGTCGGTACCATCGTCACGATGGACCGAATCAAGGCTGACAAGGACGGCAACGTCGAGCTGGCCGCCGTGCTTCTCGTCGACGGCGACAAGATCACCTCTGACTCGACGTCGCTGGCCAAGATCAAGGTCACCGCCGAGGTCCTCAACGACCTTCGCGGCCCGAAGATCGTCATCCAGAAGTTCAAGAACAAGACCGGGTACAAGAAGCGTCAGGGGCACCGTCAGGAGCTCACTCGCGTTCAGGTTACCGGCATCGTCTAA
- a CDS encoding DUF4031 domain-containing protein, which yields MAVLIDQPSWPAHGTVWSHLVSDLSLDELHAFALSHAIPRRSFDRDHYDVPAARYDDLVAAGALPVTYRDLVTRLSESGLRVSGRERRGL from the coding sequence ATGGCCGTACTTATTGACCAGCCTAGCTGGCCCGCGCATGGAACTGTTTGGTCGCACCTCGTAAGCGACCTCTCACTGGACGAATTACACGCCTTTGCACTCAGCCACGCCATCCCCCGTCGGAGCTTCGACCGTGACCACTACGACGTTCCTGCTGCCCGCTACGACGATCTGGTGGCGGCTGGCGCCCTGCCGGTGACCTATCGGGACCTAGTAACCCGATTGAGCGAGAGCGGCCTTCGGGTGAGCGGGAGGGAACGCCGCGGCCTCTGA
- a CDS encoding TIGR03943 family putative permease subunit, with protein MLHRSFRLRSTDIRYWAERWQGVVLSLVAVVATLWLGMSGQLGLYIHPRYFLFTLVMAAIGLVLVVAGFVRRRDFEVQQTGRAETTLTAVGIVLLGVIGVATIVVPPTTLTAATATQREVNSGGLGSSEDAAAALIGTGDFEDLTIREWVSLLGQSSEPSFYADKTTRVVGFITPDQGDPENVFYVARFVVTCCAVDAQPIGVPVYLPGWQSSYDVDDWVQVTGTLLLSPAVQGTDPLAISPAEILPVDEPNDPYVY; from the coding sequence ATGTTGCATAGGTCCTTTCGCCTCCGGTCTACAGACATCCGCTACTGGGCCGAGCGCTGGCAGGGCGTAGTGCTGAGCCTGGTGGCGGTCGTGGCGACGCTGTGGCTGGGCATGAGCGGCCAACTGGGGCTGTATATCCATCCGCGCTATTTCCTCTTCACACTCGTCATGGCAGCGATCGGGCTCGTGCTCGTTGTCGCCGGATTCGTGCGGCGCCGCGACTTCGAGGTGCAGCAGACCGGCAGAGCGGAGACGACTCTCACCGCAGTAGGCATCGTGCTGCTCGGTGTCATCGGTGTGGCCACCATAGTCGTGCCGCCGACCACTCTCACGGCGGCCACCGCCACGCAGCGCGAGGTGAATTCGGGCGGGCTCGGCAGTAGTGAGGACGCGGCCGCCGCCCTGATCGGCACCGGGGACTTCGAAGATCTGACGATTCGGGAGTGGGTGTCGCTGCTGGGCCAATCCTCTGAGCCCTCGTTCTACGCCGACAAGACCACCCGTGTCGTGGGTTTCATCACGCCAGACCAGGGTGACCCGGAGAACGTGTTTTATGTGGCGCGATTCGTCGTGACCTGCTGTGCGGTAGACGCGCAGCCGATCGGGGTGCCGGTCTATCTTCCGGGGTGGCAATCCAGCTACGACGTTGACGACTGGGTGCAGGTCACGGGAACGCTGCTGCTGAGCCCGGCAGTGCAGGGCACAGACCCACTCGCCATCTCTCCCGCGGAGATCCTGCCCGTCGACGAGCCGAACGACCCCTATGTCTACTAG
- a CDS encoding permease: protein MIDPTRRASRPWPTGLVIGLLLVIGVFGVRILSQGFDAWVLPDRAQDTLTLALSVIIESVPFVLLGILLSSVVQVWLPHGVLARYLPRQPLPRRACISLLGMFFPVCECGNVPLARGFMRGGFTVPESITFLLAAPILNPITIITTHQAFGFDSGILVARLVGGFLIANVVGWLYSRHPDPESLLTPAFAAACAIPAGGSHDHEHGSKVSRTTEIFIRETSVIMPALFIGSFVAALTQVFVPRSVLLALGSNPVWSVLAMMALAFIVAVCSNVDAFFVLSFGSTFLPGGIVAFLTFGAMIDVKMLALMRTTFTTRTLVQITTVVGLMSAAIGLLVNYVA from the coding sequence GTGATAGACCCAACCCGGCGAGCCTCGAGGCCCTGGCCGACCGGTCTCGTGATCGGCCTGCTCCTGGTCATCGGGGTCTTCGGGGTTCGTATCCTGAGCCAGGGCTTCGACGCCTGGGTCCTTCCCGACCGCGCGCAGGACACATTGACTCTCGCTCTGAGCGTGATCATCGAGTCCGTTCCGTTCGTGCTGCTCGGTATTCTTCTCTCGTCCGTTGTGCAGGTGTGGTTGCCTCACGGTGTGCTGGCCCGCTATCTACCCCGCCAGCCGCTGCCCCGACGGGCGTGCATCTCGCTGCTCGGAATGTTCTTCCCGGTCTGCGAGTGCGGTAACGTGCCCTTGGCCCGGGGGTTCATGCGGGGTGGTTTCACCGTTCCGGAATCCATCACCTTTCTCCTCGCCGCCCCCATTCTGAACCCGATCACGATCATTACGACTCACCAGGCTTTCGGATTCGATAGCGGCATACTCGTGGCGCGTCTGGTGGGCGGTTTCCTCATCGCCAATGTGGTGGGCTGGCTATACAGCAGGCATCCCGATCCCGAGAGCCTTCTGACGCCCGCGTTCGCGGCGGCATGTGCCATTCCGGCGGGCGGTTCGCACGACCACGAGCACGGTAGCAAGGTGAGCCGCACGACCGAGATCTTCATCCGTGAAACGTCGGTGATCATGCCGGCCCTCTTCATCGGCTCCTTCGTGGCGGCGCTCACCCAGGTCTTCGTGCCCCGCTCGGTGTTGCTCGCCCTCGGAAGTAATCCGGTGTGGTCGGTGCTCGCCATGATGGCCCTCGCCTTCATTGTGGCGGTCTGTTCCAACGTGGACGCCTTCTTTGTGCTGAGCTTCGGGAGCACCTTCCTGCCTGGGGGCATTGTGGCCTTCCTCACGTTCGGAGCCATGATCGACGTCAAGATGCTCGCCCTGATGCGAACGACCTTCACGACCCGGACCCTCGTGCAAATCACGACGGTAGTCGGCCTGATGAGCGCCGCGATTGGATTGCTGGTGAATTATGTTGCATAG
- a CDS encoding Rne/Rng family ribonuclease: MVEENENKKRRGLFGSRRATRKTPTIRTAPSEPAASEPELSPHTRQNVDALSTSTDPATEQAPATMPELALAQNQDTTVTDIVSPDPSTGQPDPSQPDPSQVEPPTQQAVAAPPVRRPSTSLLFQAPDIQPLPARVGTRQDDRNDNRGTTSHDDDDYEETTTVRRRARRRTGDEGRSGTDDPANTVVKVRAPREPELITEPQRIKGSTRLEAKKQRRRDGRDAGRRRPVITEAEFLARRESVDRLMVVRAKHNKIQIGVLEDGVLVEHYVAKNQDASLIGNVYLGRVQNVLPSMEAAFVDIGRGRNAVLYSGEVDWDAAAENSGTANQPRRIELALKPGDKVLVQVTKDPIGHKGARLTSQVSLPGRYLVYVPNGSMNGISRKLPDTERARLKKILKEVLPENVGVIVRTAAEGATDEQLTVDVNRLTAQWAAISALVETAAAPAELHSEPDLLIKIVRDVFNEDFARMVVSGDDSRRTIETYLGQVAPDLVERVENHAGETDAFDEFRISEQIEKALDRKVWLPSGGSLVIDRTEAMTVVDVNTGKFVGSGGNLEETVTKNNLEAAEEIVRQLRLRDIGGIIVVDFIDMVLESNRDLVSRRLIECLSRDRTKHQVAEVTSLGLVQMTRKKLGLGLIESFSENCEACAGRGIIIHHDPVTKHRQTAQPPQERRPRSKSNGSGNGGGNGGQNGHGSAHHASSGNAGNAGNTGGSRDGGGSVDSVKAGNGTHGITEDAKNALALIAARTITRTGSIPVITEAMKAAAPAAVDEQPVITPESIVIPEPVQTPEPVLTPEPGAALEPATHSVGDGLDSESVAILDIPIRKSSRNNRRASKQVTDQLLDSVLESLPEPKQPGQGRSRSRRVTTAGGSTVQPVVLPARDTKN, from the coding sequence ATGGTGGAAGAAAACGAAAACAAGAAACGCCGGGGTCTCTTTGGCTCGCGCCGCGCCACGCGGAAAACGCCGACAATACGCACGGCGCCTTCCGAACCTGCAGCGAGCGAACCGGAGCTGTCCCCCCATACACGTCAGAACGTGGACGCGCTCAGCACGTCCACCGACCCCGCTACCGAGCAGGCACCGGCAACGATGCCGGAACTTGCGCTGGCGCAGAATCAGGACACCACAGTGACCGACATCGTCTCTCCCGACCCGTCGACAGGGCAGCCCGATCCATCGCAGCCCGATCCCTCGCAGGTCGAACCGCCCACACAACAGGCCGTCGCGGCGCCGCCCGTGCGCCGCCCGTCGACATCGCTCCTGTTCCAGGCTCCCGACATTCAGCCGCTTCCCGCACGCGTGGGCACCCGTCAGGACGACCGCAACGACAATCGCGGCACCACCAGCCACGACGATGATGATTACGAGGAGACGACGACAGTCCGTCGGCGTGCTCGTCGCCGCACGGGTGACGAAGGACGCTCTGGGACCGACGACCCCGCAAACACTGTGGTCAAGGTGCGCGCCCCGCGCGAGCCCGAGCTCATCACAGAGCCGCAGCGCATCAAGGGCTCCACGCGCCTTGAGGCCAAGAAGCAGCGACGCCGCGACGGCCGCGACGCCGGCCGCCGTCGCCCTGTCATCACGGAGGCCGAGTTTCTCGCCCGTCGTGAATCCGTTGATCGGCTCATGGTCGTGCGCGCAAAACACAACAAGATCCAGATCGGCGTGCTGGAAGACGGCGTGCTGGTGGAACACTATGTTGCCAAGAATCAGGATGCGTCCCTGATCGGAAACGTGTACCTCGGTCGCGTGCAAAACGTGCTGCCGAGCATGGAGGCTGCGTTTGTCGACATCGGACGCGGTCGAAATGCCGTGCTGTACTCCGGCGAGGTCGATTGGGATGCGGCCGCCGAGAACTCGGGAACAGCCAATCAGCCCCGGCGCATCGAGCTCGCGCTCAAGCCCGGCGACAAGGTCCTCGTGCAGGTCACCAAGGACCCGATCGGTCACAAGGGTGCTCGGCTGACCAGCCAGGTCTCGTTGCCGGGCCGGTACCTCGTCTACGTGCCCAACGGATCGATGAACGGCATCAGCCGCAAGCTGCCCGACACCGAACGCGCGCGTCTCAAGAAGATCCTCAAGGAGGTGCTGCCTGAGAACGTGGGCGTCATCGTGCGTACCGCCGCCGAGGGGGCCACTGACGAGCAGCTCACCGTGGACGTCAACCGCCTCACCGCACAGTGGGCGGCCATCTCCGCGCTCGTGGAGACCGCCGCGGCCCCCGCAGAACTTCACAGCGAGCCCGACCTGCTGATCAAGATCGTGCGCGACGTGTTCAACGAGGACTTCGCCCGCATGGTGGTGTCCGGTGACGACTCACGCCGCACCATTGAGACCTACCTCGGTCAGGTGGCTCCCGACCTCGTGGAACGGGTCGAGAACCACGCCGGTGAGACCGACGCCTTCGACGAGTTCCGCATCTCGGAGCAGATCGAGAAGGCCCTGGACCGCAAGGTGTGGCTGCCGTCCGGTGGCTCCCTCGTGATCGACCGCACCGAGGCCATGACTGTTGTCGACGTCAACACCGGAAAATTCGTTGGCTCCGGCGGCAACCTCGAGGAGACAGTCACCAAGAACAACCTCGAGGCCGCCGAAGAAATCGTGCGCCAGCTCAGATTGCGTGATATCGGCGGGATCATCGTCGTGGACTTCATCGACATGGTGTTGGAGTCCAACCGAGACCTCGTATCACGGCGTCTGATCGAATGTCTCAGTCGCGACCGGACGAAGCACCAGGTGGCAGAGGTCACATCGCTGGGCCTCGTGCAGATGACCCGCAAGAAGCTCGGGCTCGGCCTCATCGAGTCCTTCAGCGAAAACTGCGAAGCCTGCGCCGGGCGGGGCATCATCATTCACCACGACCCTGTCACCAAGCACCGCCAGACGGCGCAGCCTCCCCAGGAACGCCGTCCCCGCAGCAAGTCGAACGGCAGCGGAAACGGCGGCGGAAACGGCGGTCAGAACGGTCACGGCAGTGCCCATCACGCGTCGAGCGGAAACGCCGGAAACGCCGGCAACACCGGCGGGTCCCGCGATGGCGGAGGCTCAGTCGATTCCGTCAAGGCCGGCAATGGCACGCACGGAATCACCGAAGACGCCAAGAACGCCCTCGCGCTGATAGCGGCCCGCACGATCACCCGCACGGGCTCGATTCCCGTGATCACGGAGGCCATGAAGGCCGCGGCACCGGCCGCCGTCGATGAGCAACCTGTCATCACCCCTGAGTCCATCGTGATTCCTGAGCCCGTACAGACTCCTGAGCCTGTACTGACTCCTGAGCCTGGGGCGGCGCTCGAGCCTGCGACACACTCCGTCGGTGACGGTTTGGATTCGGAATCCGTGGCGATCCTCGACATCCCGATCCGGAAGTCCTCGAGGAACAACCGTCGGGCGAGCAAGCAGGTCACCGACCAGCTGCTGGACTCGGTCTTGGAATCGCTCCCAGAGCCCAAGCAGCCCGGGCAGGGACGCTCGCGTAGTCGGCGGGTCACCACGGCAGGCGGGTCGACGGTGCAACCGGTGGTCCTGCCAGCACGCGACACCAAGAACTAG
- a CDS encoding vitamin K epoxide reductase family protein: MPLPERHQRPTGLAIFLIIAGAVGFAAAFALTLDKVHLLEDSNAQLSCNFSVLIGCSTNLSSWQGSLFGFPNPLIGLAAWSVVITIGAAILAGARFARWFWIGFNVGVTGALIFVIWLIGQSIFVLDVLCPWCMVTWSVTIPSFLAVTFYNLKTGHIPAAASVRRVAEHAYSWLFVITIACYIAFAILAQVNMNVLARL; the protein is encoded by the coding sequence GTGCCACTGCCAGAGCGACATCAGCGCCCCACGGGGCTAGCCATCTTCCTCATCATCGCCGGAGCCGTTGGCTTCGCTGCCGCTTTCGCGCTGACTCTTGACAAAGTGCACTTGTTGGAGGATTCCAACGCGCAGCTCTCCTGCAATTTCAGCGTCTTAATCGGCTGCAGCACGAATCTCTCGTCCTGGCAGGGCTCGCTCTTCGGCTTTCCGAACCCGCTGATCGGACTTGCTGCCTGGAGCGTTGTCATCACCATCGGCGCCGCCATCCTGGCCGGAGCGCGATTCGCGCGCTGGTTCTGGATCGGTTTCAACGTCGGAGTAACCGGGGCACTCATTTTTGTGATCTGGCTGATCGGGCAGAGCATCTTCGTGCTGGACGTGCTGTGCCCATGGTGCATGGTGACGTGGTCCGTGACGATTCCGAGTTTTCTCGCCGTCACGTTCTATAACCTGAAGACCGGACATATACCCGCTGCGGCATCCGTTCGGCGGGTTGCGGAACACGCCTATTCCTGGTTGTTCGTGATCACCATCGCGTGCTACATCGCGTTTGCAATCCTCGCCCAGGTGAACATGAACGTGCTGGCCAGACTTTAG
- the ndk gene encoding nucleoside-diphosphate kinase, with the protein MNPIEETLVLIKPDGVARNLTGEILRRIEAKGYSLVDVKLVQADRSLLAAHYAEHEGKPFYQPLVEFMESGPIVALRITGNRAIEGFRALAGTTDPTTAAPGTIRGDLGRDWGLKVQQNLVHGSDSPESAARELALWFN; encoded by the coding sequence ATGAACCCGATCGAAGAAACTCTCGTCCTGATCAAGCCCGACGGCGTCGCGCGCAACCTGACGGGGGAAATCCTGCGACGCATCGAGGCGAAGGGATATTCCCTCGTCGATGTGAAGCTCGTACAGGCAGACCGCAGCCTGCTCGCGGCGCACTACGCCGAGCACGAGGGCAAGCCCTTCTACCAGCCGCTCGTCGAATTCATGGAGAGCGGTCCGATCGTGGCGCTGCGCATCACGGGAAACCGTGCCATCGAGGGTTTCCGTGCCCTGGCTGGCACGACCGATCCCACAACGGCCGCCCCGGGGACAATCCGCGGCGATCTCGGTCGCGACTGGGGACTCAAGGTGCAGCAGAACCTCGTGCACGGTTCGGACTCGCCGGAGTCGGCCGCCCGCGAACTCGCTCTGTGGTTCAACTAA
- a CDS encoding DUF4233 domain-containing protein, protein MTDSDSVQPEDSAPRARRGGPRSVKRSLASIVLGFETIVVFLAALVTYGLSSIPPFVALGGGALLVLALVALIGLLRYSWSYPVGWALQAIVIATGFITPAMFFVGALFAAMWAYCMINGTRIDNQKEPS, encoded by the coding sequence GTGACCGATTCCGATTCCGTGCAGCCCGAGGACTCTGCTCCCCGGGCCCGCCGGGGCGGCCCTCGTTCGGTGAAGCGCTCGCTGGCGTCGATCGTGCTCGGATTCGAGACCATTGTCGTGTTCCTCGCGGCCCTCGTGACCTACGGCCTGAGCTCGATACCGCCGTTCGTAGCTCTCGGTGGGGGAGCACTGCTGGTTCTCGCCCTCGTCGCGCTGATCGGTCTGCTGCGCTACAGCTGGTCGTACCCGGTCGGCTGGGCACTGCAGGCAATCGTCATCGCCACCGGCTTCATCACACCCGCCATGTTTTTTGTCGGCGCGCTCTTTGCCGCCATGTGGGCCTACTGCATGATCAACGGCACCCGGATAGACAACCAGAAGGAACCCTCATGA
- a CDS encoding bifunctional folylpolyglutamate synthase/dihydrofolate synthase, with the protein MSDPNANSTEPGDFDATSLGDLGEPEEQSELNEPSEPDDVSREAGDAVFAALLQRVGEAAPRPRLEPTRRVMDLLGDPQTSYPIIHVAGTNGKTSTSRIAESILRAYGLRTGLLTSPHLVRLNERIVIDGQPIGDETLAANWQDIQPYLAMVDSELLAAGDVALTFFEALTVLAFACFADAPVDVAVIEVGMGGEWDSTNVADGQVAVFTPIALDHMNRLGDTIAEIARTKSGVIKPAAAVVSAAQLTAARSEIERAAGLSESTLAVEGEAFELLESKVAVGGQLISVRGIAGTYSEIFLPLYGTHQAQNATLAIAAVESFLGGGSQALVGDLLAEGLGTATSPGRLQLVGTDPTVLVDAAHNPHGAAALAAALQEYFDFDEIVAVVGILADKDARGIVEALAPRVARFHVTQSNSERSVSVDTLADMVAECTSEETTFRFDDPAQALDDAREWAAEKPKRAVIVTGSITLVGEVLTLAEAGEWMTK; encoded by the coding sequence ATGTCTGATCCGAACGCGAACTCCACCGAACCGGGCGACTTCGACGCCACCTCCCTCGGCGACCTCGGCGAACCCGAGGAACAGAGCGAGCTCAACGAACCCTCCGAGCCCGACGACGTGTCGCGCGAAGCCGGTGACGCCGTTTTCGCGGCGCTCCTGCAGCGTGTGGGCGAGGCAGCTCCGCGGCCGCGTCTGGAGCCCACCCGACGGGTGATGGACCTGCTGGGCGATCCGCAGACCTCGTACCCGATCATTCACGTGGCTGGTACGAATGGAAAGACCAGCACGAGTCGCATTGCCGAAAGTATCCTGCGTGCCTACGGTCTGCGCACGGGACTGCTGACGAGCCCTCACCTCGTCCGGCTGAACGAGCGGATTGTGATAGACGGCCAGCCCATCGGAGACGAGACCTTAGCCGCCAACTGGCAGGATATTCAGCCGTACCTGGCCATGGTGGACTCTGAACTCCTTGCCGCCGGTGACGTCGCGTTGACCTTCTTCGAAGCCCTGACCGTGTTGGCCTTCGCCTGCTTCGCCGACGCTCCGGTCGACGTTGCGGTTATCGAAGTGGGTATGGGCGGCGAGTGGGATTCCACTAACGTCGCCGATGGCCAGGTAGCCGTCTTCACTCCGATTGCCCTCGACCACATGAATCGCCTGGGCGACACCATTGCCGAGATCGCCCGTACGAAGTCCGGAGTGATTAAGCCGGCTGCCGCCGTCGTGTCGGCGGCGCAGCTCACCGCGGCACGCTCGGAGATCGAGCGCGCCGCCGGACTGTCCGAGTCGACGCTGGCTGTGGAAGGAGAGGCGTTCGAACTCCTGGAGAGCAAGGTCGCCGTCGGCGGCCAGCTCATCTCGGTGCGGGGGATCGCCGGAACGTATTCCGAAATTTTCCTGCCGCTGTACGGCACGCACCAGGCACAGAACGCCACACTGGCGATCGCCGCCGTCGAATCGTTCCTGGGCGGCGGATCGCAAGCGCTCGTCGGGGACCTGCTCGCCGAAGGCCTCGGCACGGCCACCTCGCCCGGACGCCTCCAGCTGGTGGGTACCGACCCCACCGTGCTCGTCGATGCGGCCCACAACCCGCACGGCGCGGCGGCCCTGGCCGCCGCGCTGCAGGAATACTTCGACTTTGACGAGATTGTCGCGGTCGTGGGAATCCTGGCCGACAAGGACGCGCGGGGAATCGTCGAAGCGCTCGCGCCGCGCGTGGCCCGCTTCCATGTGACCCAATCGAACTCGGAACGGTCGGTTTCGGTTGATACTCTGGCCGACATGGTCGCGGAGTGCACGAGTGAAGAGACCACCTTCCGTTTTGACGACCCCGCGCAAGCGCTCGACGATGCCCGGGAATGGGCCGCCGAAAAGCCCAAGCGGGCGGTGATCGTGACAGGCTCGATCACTCTCGTCGGTGAGGTCCTGACGCTGGCCGAAGCTGGCGAATGGATGACGAAGTGA